A portion of the Papilio machaon chromosome Z, ilPapMach1.1, whole genome shotgun sequence genome contains these proteins:
- the LOC106717267 gene encoding ATP-binding cassette sub-family F member 2 yields MPSDAKKRAQQKKKEQASNRNKKPVARVTADENGSTTNGSVDRELTAEEALCLKLEAEAKMNSEARSCTGSLAVHPRSRDIKIANFSITFYGHELLQDTLLELNCGRRYGLVGLNGCGKSSLLSVLGRREVPIPDHIDIFHLTREMPASDKTALECVMEVDEERIKLEKLAEELAHCEDDESQEQLMDIYDRLEDLSADTAEARAANILHGLGFTKEMQQKATKDFSGGWRMRIALARALYVKPHLLLLDEPTNHLDLDACVWLEEELKSYKRILVLISHSQDFLNGVCTNIVHMNKRRLKYYTGNYEAFVRTRLELLENQMKQYNWEQDQIAHMKNYISRFGHGSAKLARQAQSKEKTLAKMVAQGLTEKVVDDKILNFYFPSCGKVPPPVIMVQNVSFRYTDSGPWIYKNLEFGIDLDTRIALVGPNGAGKSTLLKLLYGDLVPSTGMIRKNSHLRIGRYHQHLHELLDLDLSPLDYMMKQFPEVREREEMRKIIGRYGLTGRQQICPMRQLSDGQRCRVVFAWLAWQTPHLLLLDEPTNHLDMETIDALAEAINDFDGGMVLVSHDFRLINQVAEEIWICENSTVTKWNGGILKYKDHLKSKIMKENADNAAKIRK; encoded by the exons ATGCCGTCTGATGCAAAGAAACGTGcacaacaaaagaaaaaagagcAGGCTAGTAACCGGAACAAAAAACCCGTGGCAAGAGTGACGGCCGACGAGAATGGATCTACGACAAATGGCTCTGTCGATCGTGAATTGACTGCTgaag AGGCATTATGTTTGAAGTTAGAAGCAGAGGCTAAAATGAACTCAGAGGCTCGTTCATGTACTGGAAGCCTCGCGGTTCATCCACGCTCTAGGGATATCAAGATTGCAAATTTCTCAATCACATTTTATGGCCACGAACTTCTGCAGGATACACTCTTGGAGCTGAATTGTGGACGAAGATATGGTCTTGTTGGGCTTAATGGTTGtg GCAAATCATCGCTACTCTCGGTTCTCGGACGTCGCGAAGTGCCGATACCGGatcatattgatatttttcatcTGACGAGAGAAATGCCTGCTTCGGATAAAACTGCTCTGGAATGTGTTATGGAGGTGGACGAGGAAAGAATAAAGCTCGAGAAGTTAGCAGAAGAATTGGCACACTGTGAAGATGATG AATCGCAAGAGCAGCTGATGGATATATACGACAGGCTGGAAGACCTGAGCGCTGACACAGCTGAAGCTCGGGCCGCTAACATCCTACACGGTCTTGGCTTCACTAAAGAAATGCAACAGAAAGCTACTAAGGATTTCTCCGGAG GTTGGCGTATGCGCATTGCATTGGCCCGTGCTTTATATGTGAAACCCCATTTACTTCTGTTGGACGAGCCAACCAATCATCTCGATTTGGATGCCTGCGTATGGCTTGAAGAAGAACTTAAATC ATATAAGCGTATTCTGGTTCTAATTTCTCACTCCCAGGACTTTCTGAATGGTGTCTGTACTAATATTGTTCATATGAATAAGCGCCGTCTTAAGTATTATACTGGTAACTATGAAGCATTTGTGCGAACGCGTTTGGAGTTGCTTGAGAACCAAATGAAGCAATACAACTGGGAGCAAGATCAGATAGCTCACATGAAG AACTATATTAGCCGATTTGGTCACGGATCAGCCAAACTCGCTCGTCAGGCTCAGTCTAAAGAGAAGACTCTGGCTAAGATGGTAGCCCAGGGTCTCACAGAGAAAGTAGTGGACGATAAAATACTCAACTTTTATTTCCCATCTTGTGGGAAGGTACCACCACCAGTTATTATGGTGCAG aATGTGTCATTCAGATATACCGATAGTGGGCCTTGGATCTACAAGAACTTAGAGTTTGGTATTGATTTAGACACTAGGATTGCTCTAGTCGGTCCTAATGGTGCCGGCAAATCCACTCTATTGAAACTGCTCTATGGAGAT TTGGTGCCAAGTACAGGTATGATACGTAAGAATTCTCATTTACGTATCGGGCGTTATCATCAACATTTACATGAACTGTTGGACCTTGACTTATCTCCATTGGATTATATGATGAAGCAGTTCCCCGAAGTGAGGGAACGTGAGGAAATGAGAAAGATCATAGGAAGATATGGTCTTACTGGACGTCAGCAg atatGTCCGATGCGTCAGCTATCTGATGGGCAACGTTGTCGCGTGGTGTTCGCATGGCTCGCGTGGCAAACACCTCATCTCCTACTACTCGACGAGCCTACCAATCATCTTGATATGGAGACAATTGATGCCCTCGCTGAGGCCATTAATGACTTTGATGGTGGCATGGTACTCGTTAGCCACGACTTCAGGCTCATTAATCAG gTCGCTGAAGAGATTTGGATTTGTGAGAATTCAACGGTAACAAAATGGAATGGTGGCATTCTCAAATACAAGGACCATCTGAAGTCTAAGATCATGAAAGAAAACGCCGATAACGCAGCGAAGATACGCAAATAA
- the LOC106717268 gene encoding ADP,ATP carrier protein, whose amino-acid sequence MSKKDDKKDDKKKDKGSSAFLKDFLAGGISAAVSKTAVAPIERVKLLLQVQHVSKQIAADKRYKGVMDAIIRIPKEQGIGSFWRGNLANVLRYFPTQALNFAFRDVYKGFFLKDIDKNVQFWRYFAGNLASGGAAGATSLCFVYPLDFARTRLAADVGKGKSKEFNGLIDCLVKTLKSDGPIGLYRGFVVSVQGIIIYRAAYFGFYDTARGMLPDPKNTPLIVSWMIAQTVTTVAGIASYPLDTVRRRMMMQSGRPVHERQYKSTAHCWVTILRQEGLGAFFKGAFSNILRGTGAAFVLVLYDEIKKLL is encoded by the exons ATGTCAAAGAAGGACGATAAGAAAGATGATAAAAAGAAGGACAAGGGAAGTAGCGCATTCCTAAAGGATTTCCTTGCGGGTGGTATATCTGCCGCTGTTTCAAAAACTGCCGTGGCGCCCATTGAGCGAGTGAAGTTACTGTTGCAAGTGCAGCATGTATCTAAACAGATTGCAGCTGACAAAAGATACAAAG gtGTAATGGATGCAATTATACGTATCCCTAAAGAACAAGGAATAGGATCCTTTTGGCGCGGAAATTTAGCGAATGTGCTTCGATATTTTCCAACGCAGGCGCTAAATTTTGCGTTTAGGGATGTGTACAAGGGTTTTTTTCTCAAAGATATTGATAAAAACGTACAATTTTGGAGATATTTCGCCGGAAATTTAGCGTCTGGCGGTGCCGCTGGCGCGACTTCATTATGCTTCGTGTATCCCCTAGATTTTGCGAGAACTAG ATTAGCTGCGGACGTCGGTAAAGGGAAGTCCAAAGAGTTCAACGGTTTGATTGACTGTCTggttaaaactttaaagtcCGATGGTCCTATTGGCTTGTACCGTGGGTTTGTTGTATCTGTACAGGGCATTATCATTTATCGAGCCGCTTACTTTGGTTTCTATGATACTGCACGCGGCATGTTGCCAGATCCAAAGAATACTCCTTTAATCGTATCTTGGATGATTGCACAG ACTGTAACAACTGTGGCTGGGATCGCATCATATCCTTTGGACACGGTCAGACGAAGGATGATGATGCAATCGGGTCGGCCCGTGCACGAACGCCAATACAAAAGCACCGCCCACTGCTGGGTTACTATTCTACGCCAAGAAGGCCTCGGAGCTTTCTTTAAAGGTGCCTTTTCAAATATACTCCGAGGTACAGGAGCGGCCTTTGTACTTGTGTTGTACGacgaaataaagaaattactttaa
- the LOC106717326 gene encoding calcium-binding mitochondrial carrier protein SCaMC-2 isoform X2 gives MSLELEDVTGGTGDVIEDFLIIFRRCLAKYLDIGEDMNVPDDFTQSELQTGKWWRHLLAGGIAGAVSRTCTAPLDRLKVFLQVNPTRENMARCLAKMISEGGVSGLWRGNGINVIKIAPESALKFAAYEQVKRLIKGDKKNHPLAIHERFVAGATAGAISQTVIYPLEVLKTRLALRKTGQYSGILDAAKKIYAREGLKCFYKGYIPNILGIVPYAGIDLAVYETLKKKYISKYQAHNGQPGMLLLLACGSASCTLGQVCSYPLALVRTRLQAQEKAAKGAEGTMRGVFRDIVQREGVVGLYRGITPNFIKVIPAVSISYVVYEYASRSLGVNMT, from the exons atgtctctGGAGTTGGAAGACGTTACTGGAGGGACGGGCGATGTCATCGAGGACTTCCTGATAATATTCCGGAGATGTTTGGCAAAG TATTTGGACATCGGTGAAGACATGAATGTGCCCGATGACTTCACACAAAGCGAACTGCAAACCGGGAAGTGGTGGCGCCATCTGCTGGCCGGGGGCATCGCCGGCGCCGTTAGCAGGACGTGCACGGCGCCCTTAGATAGACTCAAAGTATTTCTACAG GTGAATCCGACAAGAGAAAATATGGCCAGATGTTTAGCGAAAATGATTAGCGAAGGTGGCGTTAGTGGTTTATGGCGCGGTAATGGTATAAATGTGATCAAGATAGCTCCAGAATCCGCTTTGAAGTTTGCCGCGTACGAGCAAGTGAAGCGTTTAATAAAGGGGGACAAGAAGAACCATCCGCTAGCAATACATGAGCGATTCGTCGCTGGCGCAACCGCCGGTGCGATCAGTCAAACTGTGATCTACCCATTAGAGGTGCTAAAGACAAGATTAGCTTTAAGAAAAACTGGGCAATATAGCGGCATATTAGATGCGGCGAAAAAAATTTATGCCAGAGAAGGCCTTAAATGCTTCTACAAAGGTTACATTCCAAACATATTGGGGATAGTACCGTACGCTGGCATCGACTTGGCTGTGTATGAGACTTTAAAGAAGAAGTACATAAGCAAGTACCAGGCACATAATGGCCAGCCCGGCATGCTGCTGCTGCTTGCCTGCGGCAGTGCCTCCTGCACGCTCGGTCAGGTCTGCTCCTACCCCTTGGCTCTAGTACGGACCAGATTGCAGGCACAAG AGAAAGCAGCAAAAGGAGCCGAGGGCACAATGCGAGGCGTATTCCGAGACATCGTGCAACGCGAGGGGGTGGTGGGCCTGTACCGTGGGATAACGCCCAACTTCATCAAAGTGATCCCCGCCGTCTCCATCTCTTACGTGGTGTACGAATACGCGAGCCGCTCGCTAGGTGTCAACATGACGTGA